The proteins below are encoded in one region of Triticum aestivum cultivar Chinese Spring chromosome 1B, IWGSC CS RefSeq v2.1, whole genome shotgun sequence:
- the LOC123103165 gene encoding uncharacterized protein isoform X2: MANPASPRPPIRSANLGNWLVTEGWILPSLFDGLPNKDLLDGTQLQFKSVTQNAFVAAENGGGAALVANRPSASGWETFKLYRINQNTFNFKVFSNQFVTVAGVNVVAAASTPVQSFQLVRNDADQNRMRIRAPNGSLLQANKDGSVTADFRERATTWGDDDPSVFVVTIVKELPSLFDNIPNKDLLDGTQLQFRSVTQNAFVAAENGGGATLVANRASASSWETFKLWRIDKNTFNFKVFSNQFVTVAGVNVVVTASTAGQSETFQLVRNDADKDKMRIRAPNGSFLQANKDGTVTADFGESTTWGDDDSSVFVVTIITDGWILRSLFGGIPNNNLMDDTQLQLKSVTQNAFVAAEDGGGAALFANRSSASGWETFKLHPIDQNNFNLKVFSNQFVTLAGVNVVATASTPGQSETFQLVRNNIDKNRMRIRAPNGFVLQANKDGSMTADFSESTTTWGDDDPSVFVVTIVKDLPSLFDDIPNKDLLDGTQLQLRSVTQNAFVAAENGGGAALVANRASASGWETFKLWRIDQNTFNLKVFSNQSVTIVGVNVVATASMPGPSETFKLVRNKNMMRIKAPNGSFVQANKDGSLTANFGESTTWGDDDPSLFAVTIVKGLPSLFDGIPNKDLLDSTCVQFKSMAQTGFLAAENGGGGALVANRPSASDWETFKLWRIDENTFNFKVFNNQFVTVAGVNVVATASMPGQSETFQLVRNDADNNKMRIRAPNGSFLQANKDGSVTADFVKSTKWGDEDPSVFAVTIVGQALQGEYQICNGYGKDTATQVMNDHRSTYIVERDFAFMAANGLNAVRIPVGWWIASDPNPPAPFVGGSLQALDNAFTWAERHNIGVIIDLHAAPGAQNPWEHGGSRDGSQTWGDSNIAETVQVIDFLAARYARRSGLLAVELMNEPFADGVSLASLKRYYQQGYNVVRKHSPTAYVIMCNRIAGDSKELVDFASPFSRTVLDGHPYLVFEPKLDKSNVQQNIDFVNKEIAGDLSSMTRPDGPLTFVGEWVAEWKVKGASKEDFQRCANAQMAVYRKATFGWAYWSYKHVSNHWSMEWMINNGYISLKNA, translated from the exons ATGGCGAACCCGGCTTCTCCTCGTCCCCCCATCCGGTCGGCGAACCTCGGAAACTGGCTCGTCACCGAGGGCTGGATTCTGCCCTCCCTCTTCGACGGCCTCCCCAACAAAGATCTCCTG GATGGCACGCAGCTGCAGTTCAAGTCCGTGACGCAGAACGCGTTCGTGGCTGCCGAgaatggcggcggggcggcgctggtCGCCAACCGTCCCTCGGCCTCAGGCTGGGAGACCTTCAAGCTCTATCGGATCAACCAGAACACCTTCAACTTCAAGGTTTTTAGCAACCAGTTCGTCACCGTCGCCGGCGTTAATGTCGTGGCCGCGGCCTCCACACCAGTTCAGTCGTTCCAGCTGGTGCGCAACGATGCTGACCAGAATAGGATGAGGATCAGAGCACCCAATGGGTCCCTCTTACAG GCAAACAAAGATGGTTCGGTGACGGCCGACTTCCGCGAGAGGGCGACGACATGGGGCGATGACGACCCCTCCGTGTTTGTGGTGACCATCGTCAAGGAGCTGCCCTCCCTCTTCGACAACATCCCCAACAAAGACCTCCTG GATGGCACACAACTGCAGTTCAGGTCCGTGACGCAGAACGCGTTCGTGGCCGCCGAGAATGGCGGTGGGGCGACACTTGTTGCCAACCGGGCCTCGGCCTCCAGCTGGGAGACCTTCAAGCTCTGGAGGATCGACAAGAACACGTTCAACTTCAAGGTGTTCAGCAACCAGTTCGTGACCGTTGCCGGCGTTAATGTGGTGGTCACAGCCTCCACAGCGGGTCAGTCGGAGACGTTCCAGCTTGTGCGCAACGACGCTGACAAGGATAAAATGAGGATCAGAGCACCCAATGGGTCGTTCTTGCAG GCAAACAAAGATGGTACGGTGACGGCGGACTTTGGCGAGAGCACGACATGGGGCGATGACGACTCCTCCGTGTTTGTGGTGACCATCATCACCGATGGCTGGATTCTGCGGTCCCTCTTCGGCGGCATCCCAAACAACAACCTCATG GATGACACGCAGCTGCAACTCAAGTCCGTGACGCaaaacgcgttcgtcgccgccgaggatggcggcggggcggcgctatTTGCCAATCGCTCCTCGGCCTCCGGCTGGGAGACCTTTAAGCTCCATCCGATCGACCAAAACAACTTCAACCTCAAGGTGTTTAGCAACCAGTTCGTGACCCTCGCCGGCGTTAATGTCGTGGCCACGGCCTCCACGCCGGGTCAATCGGAGACGTTCCAGCTGGTGCGCAACAACATCGACAAGAATAGGATGAGGATCAGAGCACCCAATGGGTTCGTCTTGCAG GCAAACAAAGATGGCTCGATGACGGCTGACTTCAGCGAGAGCACGACGACATGGGGTGACGACGATCCCTCCGTGTTTGTGGTGACCATCGTCAAGGATCTACCCTCCCTCTTCGACGACATCCCCAACAAAGACCTCCTG GATGGCACGCAGCTGCAACTCAGGTCCGTGACGCAGAACGCGTTCGTGGCCGCCGAGAATGGCGGCGGGGCGGCACTGGTCGCCAACCGGGCCTCAGCCTCCGGCTGGGAGACCTTCAAGCTCTGGCGGATCGACCAGAACACCTTCAACCTCAAAGTGTTCAGCAACCAGTCTGTGACCATCGTCGGCGTTAATGTGGTGGCCACGGCCTCCATGCCGGGTCCATCGGAGACGTTTAAGCTGGTGCGAAACAAGAATATGATGAGGATCAAAGCACCTAATGGGTCCTTCGTGCAG GCAAACAAGGATGGTTCATTGACGGCCAACTTCGGCGAGAGCACGACATGGGGTGACGATGACCCCTCTCTGTTTGCGGTGACCATCGTCAAGGGGCTGCCCTCCCTCTTCGATGGCATCCCCAACAAAGACCTCCTG GATAGCACGTGTGTGCAGTTCAAGTCCATGGCACAGACTGGGTTTCTGGCTGCCGAGAATGGGGGCGGCGGGGCACTTGTCGCCAATCGGCCCTCGGCCTCCGACTGGGAGACCTTCAAGCTCTGGCGTATCGACGAGAACACCTTCAACTTTAAGGTGTTCAACAACCAATTCGTGACCGTGGCCGGCGTTAATGTGGTGGCCACGGCCTCCATGCCGGGGCAGTCGGAGACGTTCCAGCTGGTGCGCAATGACGCTGACAACAATAAGATGAGGATCAGAGCACCCAATGGGTCCTTCTTACAG GCAAACAAAGATGGTTCAGTGACGGCCGACTTCGTCAAGAGCACGAAATGGGGCGACGAAGACCCCTCCGTGTTTGCGGTGACCATCGTCGGGCAGGCGCTGCAAGGGGAGTACCAGATCTGCAATGGCTATGGCAAAGATACGGCTACACAGGTCATGAAT GACCACCGGAGCACATATATCGTGGAACGCGACTTTGCTTTCATGGCGGCAAACGGCCTTAATGCCGTGAGGATCCCAGTCGGGTGGTGGATTGCCAGCGACCCCAACCCTCCAGCACCATTTGTCGGAGGCTCTCTGCAAGCCTTGGACAACGCGTTCACATGGGCAGA GAGGCACAATATTGGCGTGATCATAGACTTACATGCAGCACCTGGGGCGCAGAACCCCTGGGAGCACGGCGGTAGTAGGGATGGCTCGCAGACCTGGGGAGACTCCAACATTGCGGAAACAGTGCAAGTCATTGATTTCCTCGCAGCAAG GTATGCCAGGAGATCAGGCCTCCTGGCGGTGGAGTTGATGAATGAGCCGTTCGCAGATGGTGTGTCCCTAGCTAGCCTGAAAAGATACTACCAACAGGGCTACAACGTTGTTAGGAAGCACTCGCCTACGGCCTATGTGATCATGTGCAACCGAATTGCAGGGGATTCGAAAGAGCTCGTCGATTTTGCCTCACCGTTCAGCAGAACCGTCCTTGACGGGCACCCCTACCTGGTCTTCGAACCCAAGTTGGACAAATCCAATGTGCAGCAGAACATCGATTTCGTCAACAAAGAGATTGCCGGTGATCTCAGCAGCATGACAAGGCCAGATGGCCCTCTCACTTTTGTTG GTGAATGGGTGGCTGAGTGGAAGGTAAAGGGTGCTTCGAAGGAAGACTTCCAACGGTGTGCAAATGCTCAGATGGCTGTGTATCGGAAAGCCACATTTGGATGGGCTTACTGGTCGTACAAGCATGTTAGCAACCACTGGAGTATGGAGTGGATGATCAACAACGGATACATCTCCCTAAAAAATGCTTGA
- the LOC123103165 gene encoding uncharacterized protein isoform X1 encodes MANPASPRPPIRSANLGNWLVTEGWILPSLFDGLPNKDLLDGTQLQFKSVTQNAFVAAENGGGAALVANRPSASGWETFKLYRINQNTFNFKVFSNQFVTVAGVNVVAAASTPVQSFQLVRNDADQNRMRIRAPNGSLLQANKDGSVTADFRERATTWGDDDPSVFVVTIVKELPSLFDNIPNKDLLDGTQLQFRSVTQNAFVAAENGGGATLVANRASASSWETFKLWRIDKNTFNFKVFSNQFVTVAGVNVVVTASTAGQSETFQLVRNDADKDKMRIRAPNGSFLQANKDGTVTADFGESTTWGDDDSSVFVVTIITDGWILRSLFGGIPNNNLMDDTQLQLKSVTQNAFVAAEDGGGAALFANRSSASGWETFKLHPIDQNNFNLKVFSNQFVTLAGVNVVATASTPGQSETFQLVRNNIDKNRMRIRAPNGFVLQANKDGSMTADFSESTTTWGDDDPSVFVVTIVKDLPSLFDDIPNKDLLQDGTQLQLRSVTQNAFVAAENGGGAALVANRASASGWETFKLWRIDQNTFNLKVFSNQSVTIVGVNVVATASMPGPSETFKLVRNKNMMRIKAPNGSFVQANKDGSLTANFGESTTWGDDDPSLFAVTIVKGLPSLFDGIPNKDLLDSTCVQFKSMAQTGFLAAENGGGGALVANRPSASDWETFKLWRIDENTFNFKVFNNQFVTVAGVNVVATASMPGQSETFQLVRNDADNNKMRIRAPNGSFLQANKDGSVTADFVKSTKWGDEDPSVFAVTIVGQALQGEYQICNGYGKDTATQVMNDHRSTYIVERDFAFMAANGLNAVRIPVGWWIASDPNPPAPFVGGSLQALDNAFTWAERHNIGVIIDLHAAPGAQNPWEHGGSRDGSQTWGDSNIAETVQVIDFLAARYARRSGLLAVELMNEPFADGVSLASLKRYYQQGYNVVRKHSPTAYVIMCNRIAGDSKELVDFASPFSRTVLDGHPYLVFEPKLDKSNVQQNIDFVNKEIAGDLSSMTRPDGPLTFVGEWVAEWKVKGASKEDFQRCANAQMAVYRKATFGWAYWSYKHVSNHWSMEWMINNGYISLKNA; translated from the exons ATGGCGAACCCGGCTTCTCCTCGTCCCCCCATCCGGTCGGCGAACCTCGGAAACTGGCTCGTCACCGAGGGCTGGATTCTGCCCTCCCTCTTCGACGGCCTCCCCAACAAAGATCTCCTG GATGGCACGCAGCTGCAGTTCAAGTCCGTGACGCAGAACGCGTTCGTGGCTGCCGAgaatggcggcggggcggcgctggtCGCCAACCGTCCCTCGGCCTCAGGCTGGGAGACCTTCAAGCTCTATCGGATCAACCAGAACACCTTCAACTTCAAGGTTTTTAGCAACCAGTTCGTCACCGTCGCCGGCGTTAATGTCGTGGCCGCGGCCTCCACACCAGTTCAGTCGTTCCAGCTGGTGCGCAACGATGCTGACCAGAATAGGATGAGGATCAGAGCACCCAATGGGTCCCTCTTACAG GCAAACAAAGATGGTTCGGTGACGGCCGACTTCCGCGAGAGGGCGACGACATGGGGCGATGACGACCCCTCCGTGTTTGTGGTGACCATCGTCAAGGAGCTGCCCTCCCTCTTCGACAACATCCCCAACAAAGACCTCCTG GATGGCACACAACTGCAGTTCAGGTCCGTGACGCAGAACGCGTTCGTGGCCGCCGAGAATGGCGGTGGGGCGACACTTGTTGCCAACCGGGCCTCGGCCTCCAGCTGGGAGACCTTCAAGCTCTGGAGGATCGACAAGAACACGTTCAACTTCAAGGTGTTCAGCAACCAGTTCGTGACCGTTGCCGGCGTTAATGTGGTGGTCACAGCCTCCACAGCGGGTCAGTCGGAGACGTTCCAGCTTGTGCGCAACGACGCTGACAAGGATAAAATGAGGATCAGAGCACCCAATGGGTCGTTCTTGCAG GCAAACAAAGATGGTACGGTGACGGCGGACTTTGGCGAGAGCACGACATGGGGCGATGACGACTCCTCCGTGTTTGTGGTGACCATCATCACCGATGGCTGGATTCTGCGGTCCCTCTTCGGCGGCATCCCAAACAACAACCTCATG GATGACACGCAGCTGCAACTCAAGTCCGTGACGCaaaacgcgttcgtcgccgccgaggatggcggcggggcggcgctatTTGCCAATCGCTCCTCGGCCTCCGGCTGGGAGACCTTTAAGCTCCATCCGATCGACCAAAACAACTTCAACCTCAAGGTGTTTAGCAACCAGTTCGTGACCCTCGCCGGCGTTAATGTCGTGGCCACGGCCTCCACGCCGGGTCAATCGGAGACGTTCCAGCTGGTGCGCAACAACATCGACAAGAATAGGATGAGGATCAGAGCACCCAATGGGTTCGTCTTGCAG GCAAACAAAGATGGCTCGATGACGGCTGACTTCAGCGAGAGCACGACGACATGGGGTGACGACGATCCCTCCGTGTTTGTGGTGACCATCGTCAAGGATCTACCCTCCCTCTTCGACGACATCCCCAACAAAGACCTCCTG CAGGATGGCACGCAGCTGCAACTCAGGTCCGTGACGCAGAACGCGTTCGTGGCCGCCGAGAATGGCGGCGGGGCGGCACTGGTCGCCAACCGGGCCTCAGCCTCCGGCTGGGAGACCTTCAAGCTCTGGCGGATCGACCAGAACACCTTCAACCTCAAAGTGTTCAGCAACCAGTCTGTGACCATCGTCGGCGTTAATGTGGTGGCCACGGCCTCCATGCCGGGTCCATCGGAGACGTTTAAGCTGGTGCGAAACAAGAATATGATGAGGATCAAAGCACCTAATGGGTCCTTCGTGCAG GCAAACAAGGATGGTTCATTGACGGCCAACTTCGGCGAGAGCACGACATGGGGTGACGATGACCCCTCTCTGTTTGCGGTGACCATCGTCAAGGGGCTGCCCTCCCTCTTCGATGGCATCCCCAACAAAGACCTCCTG GATAGCACGTGTGTGCAGTTCAAGTCCATGGCACAGACTGGGTTTCTGGCTGCCGAGAATGGGGGCGGCGGGGCACTTGTCGCCAATCGGCCCTCGGCCTCCGACTGGGAGACCTTCAAGCTCTGGCGTATCGACGAGAACACCTTCAACTTTAAGGTGTTCAACAACCAATTCGTGACCGTGGCCGGCGTTAATGTGGTGGCCACGGCCTCCATGCCGGGGCAGTCGGAGACGTTCCAGCTGGTGCGCAATGACGCTGACAACAATAAGATGAGGATCAGAGCACCCAATGGGTCCTTCTTACAG GCAAACAAAGATGGTTCAGTGACGGCCGACTTCGTCAAGAGCACGAAATGGGGCGACGAAGACCCCTCCGTGTTTGCGGTGACCATCGTCGGGCAGGCGCTGCAAGGGGAGTACCAGATCTGCAATGGCTATGGCAAAGATACGGCTACACAGGTCATGAAT GACCACCGGAGCACATATATCGTGGAACGCGACTTTGCTTTCATGGCGGCAAACGGCCTTAATGCCGTGAGGATCCCAGTCGGGTGGTGGATTGCCAGCGACCCCAACCCTCCAGCACCATTTGTCGGAGGCTCTCTGCAAGCCTTGGACAACGCGTTCACATGGGCAGA GAGGCACAATATTGGCGTGATCATAGACTTACATGCAGCACCTGGGGCGCAGAACCCCTGGGAGCACGGCGGTAGTAGGGATGGCTCGCAGACCTGGGGAGACTCCAACATTGCGGAAACAGTGCAAGTCATTGATTTCCTCGCAGCAAG GTATGCCAGGAGATCAGGCCTCCTGGCGGTGGAGTTGATGAATGAGCCGTTCGCAGATGGTGTGTCCCTAGCTAGCCTGAAAAGATACTACCAACAGGGCTACAACGTTGTTAGGAAGCACTCGCCTACGGCCTATGTGATCATGTGCAACCGAATTGCAGGGGATTCGAAAGAGCTCGTCGATTTTGCCTCACCGTTCAGCAGAACCGTCCTTGACGGGCACCCCTACCTGGTCTTCGAACCCAAGTTGGACAAATCCAATGTGCAGCAGAACATCGATTTCGTCAACAAAGAGATTGCCGGTGATCTCAGCAGCATGACAAGGCCAGATGGCCCTCTCACTTTTGTTG GTGAATGGGTGGCTGAGTGGAAGGTAAAGGGTGCTTCGAAGGAAGACTTCCAACGGTGTGCAAATGCTCAGATGGCTGTGTATCGGAAAGCCACATTTGGATGGGCTTACTGGTCGTACAAGCATGTTAGCAACCACTGGAGTATGGAGTGGATGATCAACAACGGATACATCTCCCTAAAAAATGCTTGA